One Miscanthus floridulus cultivar M001 chromosome 11, ASM1932011v1, whole genome shotgun sequence DNA window includes the following coding sequences:
- the LOC136491550 gene encoding uncharacterized protein has translation MANKQLLILVAALTALMLRATYARTIQINPAGTVYHLLEQNNLPQGLLPLGVQSYVLGAGGALEVTLSGDCNAFVTFTGRKFEFVYASKVNGVIKSGSISSVSGVSVQVAFAWHVLHQVTRAGKQLNIQLGNNTRSFPVSAFTQIPNCNRGIESSTAFA, from the coding sequence ATGGCCAACAAGCAGCTCCTGATTCTTGTGGCCGCCCTCACTGCTTTGATGCTCCGAGCCACCTATGCAAGAACCATACAGATTAACCCGGCCGGGACGGTATATCACCTCTTGGAGCAGAACAACTTGCCGCAGGGCCTCCTACCACTTGGTGTGCAGTCGTATGTGCTTGGTGCCGGTGGAGCTTTGGAGGTGACACTATCCGGTGACTGCAACGCCTTTGTCAcattcaccggtaggaaattcgagTTTGTGTACGCTAGCAAAGTAAACGGGGTTATCAAGTCTGGTTCCATTAGCAGTGTGTCTGGCGTGAGTGTGCAGGTGGCATTTGCTTGGCACGTTTTGCACCAAGTCACCCGTGCAGGCAAGCAGCTCAACATCCAGCTAGGAAACAACACTCGATCATTCCCAGTCAGCGCCTTCACCCAGATCCCCAACTGCAACCGAGGCATCGAATCCTCGACTGCGTTCGCCTAG